One part of the Mariniblastus fucicola genome encodes these proteins:
- a CDS encoding archaemetzincin, producing the protein MTNPKKLAHTLATVVLLSVLWSTESSPCNACQTDRGLGLSKIKRTIPKLRTLHTRLEKPKAGDWLETHREKGQTFSQYRKSKPNVLSGRRRKLYVQPIGDFTETDNGLISTSAEFLSIYFQCEVIVNETLPESVIPDSAQRTHPSWGVHQLLTSHILEQVLAPELPADAFATIAFTKSDLWPGEGWSFVFGYASFRERVGVWSLARFGDPEDSDEVRKQCLLRTIKVATHETGHMFSIEHCTKYRCNMQGSNSLEESDSQPIYLCPECHAKILFAANCLPTDRYKKLIEFCEQHDLADEKEYFQRALSRVD; encoded by the coding sequence ATGACCAATCCCAAAAAACTGGCTCACACTTTGGCTACGGTCGTTTTGCTCAGCGTGCTCTGGAGCACGGAATCATCTCCCTGCAACGCCTGTCAAACCGATAGAGGGTTGGGGCTTTCGAAGATAAAGCGAACGATCCCGAAGCTTCGCACGTTGCATACGCGGCTTGAGAAACCCAAAGCCGGCGACTGGTTGGAGACGCATCGCGAGAAAGGTCAGACGTTTTCGCAGTATCGAAAATCCAAACCAAATGTGCTGTCCGGACGACGCAGAAAACTGTACGTACAACCGATTGGTGATTTCACTGAAACCGACAACGGACTGATTTCGACCAGTGCTGAATTCCTGTCGATCTATTTTCAATGTGAAGTCATCGTCAACGAAACGCTTCCTGAGTCCGTGATCCCTGACTCGGCACAGCGGACTCATCCTTCATGGGGCGTGCATCAGTTGCTTACGAGTCACATTCTGGAACAAGTTCTGGCGCCGGAACTTCCTGCGGACGCGTTTGCCACGATCGCGTTCACGAAGTCCGATTTGTGGCCTGGTGAAGGTTGGAGTTTCGTCTTTGGCTATGCTTCGTTTCGAGAGCGAGTCGGCGTTTGGTCTCTGGCCCGTTTCGGTGATCCGGAAGACAGCGACGAGGTTCGAAAGCAATGTTTGCTGCGCACGATCAAAGTCGCCACGCATGAAACCGGACACATGTTTTCCATCGAACACTGCACAAAATATCGATGTAACATGCAGGGCAGTAATTCGCTTGAAGAGTCAGACTCGCAACCGATCTACCTGTGTCCGGAGTGCCATGCAAAAATTCTCTTCGCAGCGAACTGCCTGCCGACGGATCGCTACAAAAAACTGATCGAGTTTTGCGAGCAACATGATCTCGCTGACGAGAAAGAGTACTTTCAGCGAGCGTTGTCACGAGTCGATTAG
- a CDS encoding TatD family hydrolase, giving the protein MIDSHNHLQDARFDGHRREIVSVMRDVGVSSCVVNGTEESDWSAVAKLAETWPEFVRPSFGVHPWKVQGRAESWLESLRGFLDRFPDAGVGEIGLDRWIEGHDIEDQLIVFRNQLDLAVELDRPCTIHCLRAWGPLLKELTSHDVLPRFLMHSFGGSEETAKKFVELGAWFSFSGYFLHEKKEKVVEVFRSIPQDRILVETDAPDMLPPEKFRPFGDDTANHPANLARISERLAELLDIEPEQLVANTNRWWFGKTREAIV; this is encoded by the coding sequence GTGATTGACTCGCATAATCATTTGCAGGACGCGCGTTTTGACGGACATCGCCGCGAAATTGTTTCCGTAATGCGTGACGTTGGAGTCAGCTCGTGCGTGGTCAACGGCACCGAAGAATCCGACTGGTCGGCCGTGGCAAAGCTGGCCGAAACGTGGCCGGAATTTGTACGTCCTTCTTTCGGAGTGCATCCCTGGAAAGTGCAGGGCAGGGCGGAGAGCTGGCTGGAATCACTTCGCGGTTTTCTTGATCGCTTTCCTGACGCTGGCGTTGGTGAGATTGGACTCGACCGCTGGATCGAAGGTCACGATATCGAGGACCAGCTGATCGTATTTCGAAACCAGCTGGATCTTGCGGTGGAACTTGATCGGCCGTGCACGATTCATTGCTTGAGGGCGTGGGGACCGCTGTTGAAAGAGCTGACTTCGCACGACGTCCTGCCGCGATTTTTAATGCACTCCTTCGGTGGTTCGGAGGAGACGGCAAAGAAGTTCGTCGAACTTGGAGCGTGGTTTTCTTTCTCGGGCTACTTTCTGCATGAGAAGAAAGAGAAAGTAGTCGAGGTGTTTCGTTCGATCCCCCAGGATCGAATTCTGGTGGAAACTGATGCGCCGGATATGCTGCCGCCGGAGAAGTTCAGACCGTTTGGTGATGATACCGCGAATCATCCAGCAAACCTCGCACGGATCAGTGAGCGTCTGGCCGAGTTGCTGGACATCGAGCCGGAACAGCTGGTTGCCAATACGAATCGATGGTGGTTTGGGAAAACCAGAGAGGCAATCGTTTAA
- the dcm gene encoding DNA (cytosine-5-)-methyltransferase — protein sequence MATETAKQNRTRQTRQTRRPGKTRSRKQAFRMIDLFAGIGGTRLGLESIGGHCVWTSEWDRFSQQTYGTNFPGEHPIHGDLREAHEKEIPPFDLLVGGFPCQPFSIAGVSKKNSLGKPHGFQCKTQGTLFFDVARVIAHHRPAAFVLENVKNLLSHRQGETFKVIRETLQDELGYEVHYKVIDAKHFLPQHRERIFIVGFREPTKFSWSKMKLPEPNHKLSSILHPQNGTEIAEEPYTIGAKAKVNPKYTLSDKLWDYLQAYAAKHKAKGNGFGFGLVTPNDTARTLSARYYKDGSEILVSRGPRSNPRRLTPRECARLMGFPDDWQIPVSDTQAYRQFGNSVAVPVVKAVAKVIQPHLRKIMKES from the coding sequence ATGGCAACCGAAACGGCAAAGCAAAATCGAACTCGCCAAACGCGTCAAACTCGGCGACCGGGCAAGACGCGATCCCGCAAACAGGCCTTTCGCATGATCGACCTGTTTGCCGGCATCGGCGGGACGCGTTTGGGGCTGGAGTCGATCGGCGGCCATTGCGTTTGGACCAGCGAGTGGGATCGCTTTAGCCAGCAAACCTACGGCACCAATTTTCCGGGTGAGCATCCGATCCACGGCGACCTCCGCGAGGCTCACGAGAAAGAAATCCCGCCGTTTGACTTGCTCGTCGGAGGCTTTCCCTGCCAGCCGTTTTCGATCGCTGGCGTCTCCAAAAAGAACTCCTTGGGCAAGCCGCATGGTTTCCAGTGCAAGACTCAAGGCACGCTGTTTTTTGATGTCGCTCGTGTGATTGCTCATCATCGTCCGGCGGCGTTTGTTCTCGAGAATGTCAAAAACCTGCTCAGCCATCGACAGGGCGAAACTTTCAAAGTCATCCGCGAGACCTTGCAAGACGAATTGGGCTATGAGGTCCACTACAAAGTCATCGACGCAAAACATTTCCTGCCGCAGCATCGCGAACGGATCTTCATCGTCGGCTTTCGTGAGCCAACGAAGTTCTCTTGGAGCAAAATGAAACTCCCGGAACCGAATCATAAACTGAGTTCCATCCTGCATCCTCAAAACGGAACGGAGATCGCAGAAGAACCCTACACGATTGGAGCCAAAGCCAAGGTGAACCCAAAGTACACGCTTTCCGACAAACTTTGGGACTACCTGCAGGCCTACGCCGCGAAGCACAAAGCCAAAGGAAACGGATTTGGTTTTGGATTGGTGACACCGAACGATACGGCTCGCACACTTTCGGCTCGTTACTACAAAGACGGCAGCGAAATTCTGGTCAGCCGCGGACCGCGCAGCAATCCTCGCCGTCTCACGCCGCGCGAGTGTGCCCGATTGATGGGTTTCCCGGACGATTGGCAGATTCCTGTTTCCGACACGCAGGCCTATCGGCAATTTGGAAACAGCGTGGCGGTGCCGGTTGTGAAAGCCGTTGCAAAGGTGATCCAGCCACACCTGAGAAAGATTATGAAGGAGTCGTAG
- a CDS encoding permease prefix domain 1-containing protein yields the protein MSNDEFDTWLSLVGRLLGLSERQRTQISEELRDHLENRVADLMQNGMQRQTAVMKAVEEFGDAAVLAKNLQSVSLANRKRWMMRFMTLATACLFLVAVLTMAMWPENARFGSPSNSVAQEDGEADPFGNQGDVASAETNPFDDSATATASKRALPRRPAVKPSERTMSNNRIREKLKTPSDMIYESEPFGDVVAQLSGDLGVNIVVDQNLEGILDSDTEVSANLAGVRTSDGLRMMLRPVDATYSIRDGVLLIISTDDEHEPDYLSRHMIDVREILQLISVADANRIGKPISSSVNVPVVGGGGFGGGGGGVFCLAPQAPATTKESDKSKNQVVVQQVPVPVLTAEKLLTSTITNVVSSDAWEANGGGNCQLTCIGGVLVLRANERVADEVQDFIIDLTYQMKSR from the coding sequence ATGTCGAACGATGAATTTGATACATGGCTTTCGCTGGTCGGTCGGTTGCTTGGACTGAGCGAACGTCAGCGAACACAAATCAGTGAAGAGCTTCGCGATCATTTGGAAAATCGCGTTGCGGACTTGATGCAGAACGGGATGCAGCGACAGACGGCTGTGATGAAGGCCGTTGAAGAGTTCGGAGATGCCGCCGTGTTGGCGAAAAATCTCCAATCAGTTTCTTTGGCAAATCGAAAGAGGTGGATGATGAGATTTATGACTTTAGCCACGGCGTGTTTGTTTCTGGTTGCCGTTTTGACGATGGCCATGTGGCCTGAAAACGCACGCTTTGGATCACCGTCCAATTCAGTCGCGCAGGAAGATGGTGAGGCGGATCCATTTGGAAACCAGGGCGATGTTGCGAGTGCGGAAACAAATCCTTTTGATGATTCGGCGACGGCGACCGCATCGAAAAGAGCCTTGCCCCGAAGACCAGCCGTCAAGCCTTCAGAACGGACGATGTCGAACAATCGAATTCGTGAAAAGCTGAAGACGCCGAGTGATATGATTTACGAGTCCGAACCGTTTGGCGACGTGGTCGCTCAACTTTCAGGAGACCTTGGTGTGAACATTGTCGTTGATCAGAATCTCGAAGGGATTCTCGATTCCGACACGGAAGTTTCTGCCAACCTGGCGGGGGTTCGGACATCCGATGGACTTCGCATGATGCTTAGACCAGTGGACGCGACCTACTCGATTCGGGATGGAGTGCTGTTAATCATCTCAACTGACGATGAGCATGAGCCAGACTACTTGTCGAGGCATATGATTGATGTGCGGGAAATTCTGCAATTGATCAGTGTCGCCGACGCAAATCGGATCGGCAAACCGATATCCAGCTCTGTCAATGTTCCTGTCGTTGGAGGCGGCGGCTTTGGCGGCGGCGGAGGAGGTGTCTTTTGCCTGGCTCCTCAAGCACCAGCAACAACAAAAGAATCTGACAAATCCAAAAACCAGGTTGTCGTTCAGCAAGTGCCCGTCCCGGTCCTGACGGCGGAGAAGTTGCTGACGTCGACGATCACTAACGTTGTCAGCAGTGACGCATGGGAAGCAAATGGTGGAGGCAACTGTCAATTGACATGCATCGGCGGTGTCCTGGTCCTGCGTGCCAACGAACGAGTTGCTGACGAGGTACAGGACTTCATCATCGATTTAACGTATCAGATGAAAAGTCGGTAG
- a CDS encoding PEP-CTERM sorting domain-containing protein, producing MFQTQRLTVLSIAFCLGVCLALFPTPAFADVVHSIGVQGTGSGNGTLPYSESIDVLAGGTLTGNGSGDGNGVTTGSSFGQIFAPNSGGQLASLSNSVFSDRAGSFVPNAVAGSAVVYGDDIFLTGSGTLPSSIRVHFAASGSLNTSSISTSSPFSTSRALFYARGTSFAGFFSNMETDNLAGQENPDLDAQLAFLDYRQSFDDFPDEQSLKTVSESWSSLSDDGSTFNGTFSHDVSYDNAIGGYDFEVVFAAISRAGDSIASTSVAIDLVGVTDTSNNVISDFDVSFASGRLSAVPEPSTGLLCVVLLGAALCRRKRSVLKVA from the coding sequence ATGTTTCAGACTCAACGACTGACCGTTTTATCCATCGCTTTCTGCCTTGGCGTTTGTTTGGCTCTTTTTCCGACACCTGCTTTCGCCGACGTCGTTCATAGCATCGGCGTTCAGGGAACCGGATCGGGAAACGGCACTCTGCCCTATTCGGAATCGATTGACGTGTTGGCAGGAGGTACGCTTACCGGCAACGGTTCAGGCGATGGGAATGGAGTGACGACCGGTTCTTCTTTCGGTCAAATCTTTGCTCCAAACTCAGGCGGCCAATTGGCCTCATTGTCGAATTCCGTGTTCAGCGATCGAGCCGGAAGTTTTGTACCAAACGCAGTTGCGGGATCGGCAGTCGTGTATGGCGATGACATTTTTCTGACCGGTAGCGGAACTCTGCCTTCTTCGATTCGAGTCCACTTTGCGGCCAGTGGAAGCCTGAACACTTCTTCCATAAGCACATCTAGTCCATTTTCGACCAGCCGTGCATTGTTCTATGCGCGAGGGACAAGTTTTGCAGGATTTTTCTCGAATATGGAGACCGATAATCTTGCGGGACAAGAAAACCCGGACCTCGACGCGCAGCTCGCATTTCTGGATTACAGGCAAAGCTTCGACGACTTCCCGGACGAGCAATCGTTAAAGACTGTTTCCGAATCGTGGTCCAGCCTGTCTGACGACGGTAGCACTTTCAATGGTACTTTCTCTCACGATGTAAGTTACGACAATGCGATCGGCGGCTATGACTTCGAGGTGGTGTTCGCTGCAATTTCACGTGCTGGTGACAGCATCGCAAGTACGTCTGTTGCGATTGATCTGGTGGGAGTTACCGACACATCGAACAACGTGATTTCTGATTTCGACGTTTCGTTTGCATCGGGAAGACTGTCTGCCGTTCCAGAGCCGAGTACCGGTTTGCTGTGCGTCGTTTTGTTGGGCGCGGCGTTGTGCCGGCGGAAACGAAGCGTGCTAAAGGTGGCATAG
- a CDS encoding 3-keto-disaccharide hydrolase, with the protein MTIRSLVFLCLLFLTQGHLHAATQWVDLVDASGPVGFADVNEKLALCGDVKLAEDSKGLTPVEGKGVIAVTSKMAFGRSNLNSTQEFGDCELQLEFLIGKGSNSGVKLQQRYEIQLYDSSHKEKPNAKECGGVYPHWVFKNGGGLKYIDEGVPPMTNAAKPAGQWQTLKIVFKAPRFDKAGEKTENAKFVYVSLNGETIQADVDLESPTGNASSPKPEVAKAPIFLQLDHGPVAFRKVRVKPLDLK; encoded by the coding sequence ATGACCATTCGATCGCTGGTTTTCCTCTGCTTGCTGTTTCTCACACAAGGCCATCTACACGCCGCGACTCAATGGGTCGATTTGGTTGATGCAAGTGGCCCGGTCGGTTTTGCTGACGTAAACGAAAAACTGGCTCTCTGTGGCGATGTGAAACTGGCTGAAGATTCGAAAGGCCTGACGCCTGTTGAAGGAAAAGGCGTCATTGCCGTGACTTCGAAGATGGCTTTCGGTCGCAGCAATCTCAACAGCACGCAGGAGTTCGGCGACTGTGAGTTGCAGCTTGAGTTTCTGATCGGCAAAGGAAGCAATTCAGGTGTCAAGCTTCAACAGAGATACGAGATTCAGCTCTACGACAGCAGCCACAAGGAAAAACCGAACGCCAAAGAATGTGGCGGGGTCTATCCACACTGGGTTTTCAAAAACGGTGGCGGATTGAAATACATTGATGAGGGAGTGCCGCCAATGACCAACGCTGCGAAGCCAGCTGGGCAATGGCAGACGTTGAAAATCGTTTTCAAGGCTCCTCGCTTTGACAAAGCAGGCGAGAAAACAGAGAACGCGAAGTTCGTCTATGTATCTCTCAATGGCGAAACGATTCAGGCCGACGTCGATTTGGAATCGCCAACGGGTAACGCTTCCAGTCCCAAACCGGAGGTTGCCAAGGCACCGATTTTCCTGCAGCTCGACCATGGTCCAGTGGCATTTCGCAAGGTACGAGTCAAGCCGCTGGACTTGAAATAG
- a CDS encoding serine/threonine protein kinase, giving the protein MNEDLGNNPNRFQDANELSLEDDSYLDDQRVDELVRLHEQVADGNVDSGEQSGSARRLIEMLATMKPVTQGDTTRFIKSLLDTPVIGTETESEDEQLPRKIGRFEIKSVLGHGGFGIVFLVNDPKLNRAVALKTPRLAAILDDQGRERFAREGRSLAALNHPNIVPVFEVGNDGPVAWIASEFIRGTNLSLQVSNAGVYVPLAAAETVSTLAAAVQHAHGRGIIHRDIKPSNVLIDEDNNSVLLTDFGLARDIVNEDQSITQSGSVIGTPAFAAPEQLRGEEVTVASDIYSLGAVLYFLLTGEAPFSSDSIAKTILEVQNQQPVAPEKTTPAVPRDLSAICLKCLEKRPADRYATAHDLQKDLERFCNGAPVRARSLPAWSRFFRWCLRNKLVASLALIATAALLTTLVSTSINLNRSERLRKEAVDARARAESKAKQLTGAIERLFTAIVESPTALSNSAPLREKLLQETDALYQQVLADDPGDDHSQVEQTRAIFRLALLKQAIGDTKKALELATFCREKADQFRPAGLIEDSEFLEWRVFEAERLRELGRLDEADEKFVESLLAVGVAIDEGDFDQAVAMCEANPTLRQYIAVAISKRASAMTESGSLETADQLSQAALSIWSDLDAEIESSNLPDDADHENVLSPAVNHAYYKATCLAIRSNVLRQKGQFKDAEMFSTKAVGLWRGLAANALTNQLEPKRMLVESLSQLGIIVAEQQRLDEARDHYHDAMSIAEELVMEEPDVPRHGQLLTSVRYSLGVTEMLLENFEVAEKLILDNIERMEQLKEQSTEFQPHLNRSMANHFNLLCVIRQRSEESPELVREAIESAVDLHRQTIEKRPDLVGAHLDLSQALNNLAESFADSEELGSAIESTLDSIEHCEAIRKVRPEWPINLHHLGATQHALATLYFENEQHELALKHCDLAEELLPLEQVSEVEQLRAKIKKAREMQD; this is encoded by the coding sequence ATGAACGAAGACCTCGGCAACAACCCAAATCGTTTTCAGGATGCAAACGAACTGTCGCTGGAAGACGATTCATACCTCGACGATCAGCGCGTTGACGAACTGGTTCGACTGCACGAACAGGTCGCCGATGGCAACGTGGATTCAGGAGAGCAATCCGGATCCGCGCGGAGGCTGATCGAGATGCTGGCCACGATGAAACCGGTGACTCAGGGCGACACCACGCGGTTCATCAAAAGCCTGCTCGACACGCCAGTGATCGGAACTGAAACTGAGTCCGAAGACGAACAGCTTCCCCGCAAGATCGGTCGCTTCGAAATCAAATCGGTCTTGGGCCATGGAGGATTTGGGATCGTGTTTTTGGTCAACGACCCGAAACTCAATCGAGCAGTTGCCTTAAAGACGCCTCGACTCGCCGCAATTCTCGACGACCAGGGCCGCGAACGGTTTGCCCGCGAAGGACGTTCACTGGCGGCACTCAATCACCCCAACATCGTGCCAGTTTTCGAAGTCGGAAATGACGGACCGGTTGCCTGGATCGCTTCCGAGTTCATTCGCGGCACCAACCTTTCGCTACAGGTTTCCAACGCAGGCGTTTACGTACCGCTGGCCGCAGCAGAAACCGTTTCGACGCTCGCCGCCGCCGTCCAGCACGCACATGGCCGCGGGATAATTCACCGTGACATCAAACCGTCAAACGTTCTGATCGATGAAGACAATAATTCGGTCCTGCTAACCGATTTCGGTCTGGCTCGCGACATCGTCAACGAAGACCAATCGATAACCCAATCTGGCAGCGTGATCGGAACGCCCGCATTCGCTGCTCCGGAACAATTGCGAGGCGAAGAAGTCACCGTTGCTTCCGACATCTATTCGCTCGGCGCGGTGCTCTATTTCCTGTTGACCGGAGAAGCACCATTTTCTTCCGACAGTATCGCTAAAACTATTTTGGAGGTTCAGAATCAACAACCCGTTGCGCCGGAGAAAACGACTCCTGCAGTTCCGCGTGATCTTTCCGCGATCTGTCTGAAGTGTCTTGAAAAACGGCCCGCCGATCGATATGCAACCGCGCATGACTTGCAGAAAGACCTCGAACGATTCTGCAACGGTGCGCCGGTTCGCGCCCGATCACTTCCGGCATGGAGTCGGTTCTTTCGCTGGTGCCTTCGCAACAAACTGGTGGCATCGCTGGCATTGATTGCAACTGCGGCTTTGTTGACGACGCTTGTCTCAACGAGCATCAACCTGAACCGCTCGGAGCGTTTGCGCAAGGAGGCCGTCGATGCGCGGGCTCGTGCGGAATCGAAGGCAAAGCAACTGACCGGCGCGATCGAACGACTGTTCACGGCGATCGTGGAAAGCCCAACTGCGCTTTCGAACTCGGCGCCGCTGCGAGAAAAATTGCTGCAGGAAACCGACGCGCTCTACCAGCAAGTTCTGGCCGACGATCCCGGTGACGATCACTCCCAGGTTGAGCAAACTCGGGCCATCTTCCGGCTGGCGTTGCTCAAGCAAGCGATCGGCGATACGAAAAAGGCTTTGGAACTGGCCACGTTTTGCCGGGAAAAAGCCGACCAATTTCGCCCTGCCGGATTAATCGAGGACAGTGAGTTTCTCGAATGGAGGGTCTTTGAAGCCGAACGCTTGCGAGAGCTTGGACGTCTGGACGAAGCCGATGAAAAGTTCGTCGAATCGCTGTTGGCGGTGGGAGTTGCGATCGATGAAGGAGATTTCGATCAAGCCGTGGCGATGTGTGAAGCCAATCCAACGCTTCGCCAGTACATCGCCGTCGCGATCTCCAAACGTGCCAGCGCGATGACGGAATCGGGCAGCCTGGAAACTGCTGACCAGCTATCCCAAGCTGCTCTTTCGATCTGGAGCGACCTGGACGCCGAAATCGAATCATCCAACTTGCCAGACGATGCTGATCACGAAAACGTTCTCTCACCGGCGGTGAACCATGCGTACTACAAAGCCACTTGTCTGGCGATTCGCAGCAACGTGCTTCGCCAAAAAGGTCAGTTCAAAGACGCCGAAATGTTCTCTACCAAGGCGGTTGGATTATGGCGCGGTCTAGCCGCCAATGCGTTGACCAATCAGTTGGAACCGAAGCGAATGCTGGTGGAAAGTCTGAGCCAACTCGGAATCATCGTTGCCGAACAGCAGCGACTCGACGAAGCCCGCGACCATTATCACGATGCAATGTCGATCGCGGAAGAGTTGGTCATGGAAGAACCGGATGTCCCACGCCATGGTCAGTTGCTGACGAGCGTTAGGTATTCGCTGGGCGTGACGGAAATGCTTTTGGAAAATTTTGAGGTGGCCGAGAAACTGATTCTCGACAACATCGAACGAATGGAGCAGTTGAAAGAGCAGTCGACCGAATTTCAACCGCATCTAAATCGCAGCATGGCCAACCATTTCAATTTGCTGTGCGTCATCCGTCAGCGATCCGAGGAATCGCCTGAGTTGGTTCGGGAAGCCATCGAGTCGGCGGTTGATCTGCATCGGCAGACGATCGAGAAACGTCCTGACCTGGTAGGTGCCCATCTCGATCTCTCCCAGGCACTGAACAATCTGGCCGAATCGTTTGCTGATTCGGAAGAATTGGGATCGGCGATTGAGTCGACGTTGGACTCGATCGAGCACTGCGAAGCCATTCGAAAAGTTCGACCGGAGTGGCCGATCAACTTGCATCATCTCGGCGCAACGCAGCATGCTTTGGCGACACTCTACTTTGAAAATGAACAGCACGAACTTGCGCTGAAGCATTGCGATTTGGCCGAAGAGTTGCTGCCGCTGGAACAGGTTTCCGAAGTTGAACAGCTGCGAGCAAAGATCAAAAAAGCCCGCGAAATGCAGGACTAA
- a CDS encoding PadR family transcriptional regulator, translating to MAKKVDKFESDLLRGSLDLMVLAVLDQGDQYGYLIQKQIREASGEKVSMSAGTMYPLLHRLEGEKLIRSRWDESTGRRRKWYSLTAAGRKRLTKQANQWNQYVQCMAELMQGYIQPLPNPG from the coding sequence ATGGCCAAAAAAGTCGACAAATTCGAAAGCGACCTGCTGCGAGGCAGCTTGGATCTGATGGTGCTGGCTGTGCTTGATCAGGGCGATCAATATGGCTATCTGATCCAGAAACAGATCCGCGAGGCCTCGGGCGAAAAGGTCTCCATGTCCGCCGGGACGATGTATCCGCTGTTGCATCGCCTGGAGGGTGAGAAACTTATTCGCAGCCGCTGGGATGAATCGACGGGTCGGCGCCGCAAGTGGTATTCGCTGACCGCGGCGGGTCGAAAGCGTTTGACGAAACAGGCGAATCAATGGAACCAGTACGTGCAGTGCATGGCTGAGCTGATGCAGGGATACATTCAACCGTTACCGAATCCGGGGTAG